The Devosia sp. MC521 genome segment AGGTCTAATCGGTTTCGCATCACCGGCGTGTCGGTACACTCGCCCCAATTGCGATGCTACCCGCATGCCAAACGGCCGCCCTGGCCGGAACACAGTTTTTAGGCTGCTCGCATGACTGATTTGCTCAGCGATTATTTGCCCATTGTTATCTTCATCGCCTTGTCGGGCCTTATCGGCGCGGCATTGCTGATTGCGCCATTCTTGATCGCCGTTAAACGTCCCGACCCTGAAAAGGTGTCGGCTTTCGAAGCTGGCTTCGAGGCGTTCAGCGACGCGCGCATGAAGGTTGATGTGCGTTTTTATCTGGTCGCGATTCTGTTCATCATTTTTGACCTCGAAGTCGCCTTCCTCTTTCCTTGGGCTGTAGCCTTCCGGGATGTCGGTTGGTTCGGTTTTTGGTCGATGATGGTTTTCCTCGCGGTGCTGACCATCGGGTTTATTTACGAATGGAGTAAGGGAGCTCTCGAATGGGATTGAGCCACGCAGATACCACGCTGGTTACGCCCCGTCCGACAGGTGCTCTGGACCCGGCGACGGGCAGGGCAGTTGGTGCTGACGATCCGTTCTTTGTCGGCGTGAACA includes the following:
- a CDS encoding NADH-quinone oxidoreductase subunit A; this translates as MTDLLSDYLPIVIFIALSGLIGAALLIAPFLIAVKRPDPEKVSAFEAGFEAFSDARMKVDVRFYLVAILFIIFDLEVAFLFPWAVAFRDVGWFGFWSMMVFLAVLTIGFIYEWSKGALEWD